In bacterium, a single genomic region encodes these proteins:
- a CDS encoding formylmethanofuran dehydrogenase, with translation MHKDADHAMKQLTDEEALDYIERFHGHIGPYVVLGYRAGLIALRELGQDPFTKRAFSFTGFKPPVSCFTDGVQLGSCCTLGKGNIRVEDMAQARVRFERKDGSKTVEISLLEETGLRISGAKSWEDSEELARKMILEPDERLFAIKVDERV, from the coding sequence ATGCACAAAGATGCCGATCACGCTATGAAACAACTTACCGACGAGGAAGCGCTGGACTATATCGAACGCTTTCACGGCCACATAGGGCCCTATGTTGTCCTCGGATACCGGGCAGGGCTAATCGCCTTGCGCGAGCTTGGCCAGGATCCGTTCACCAAGCGCGCGTTCAGCTTCACCGGCTTCAAGCCCCCGGTTTCGTGCTTTACCGACGGCGTCCAGCTTGGATCGTGCTGCACACTGGGCAAAGGCAACATACGCGTTGAGGATATGGCCCAGGCGCGCGTCCGCTTCGAGCGAAAGGACGGCTCCAAAACGGTAGAGATATCCCTCTTGGAAGAGACAGGACTCCGCATATCGGGCGCTAAGAGCTGGGAAGATTCGGAGGAGCTTGCGCGGAAGATGATTCTTGAGCCCGACGAACGACTTTTTGCGATAAAGGTGGATGAGCGGGTTTAG